In Leishmania mexicana MHOM/GT/2001/U1103 complete genome, chromosome 22, a genomic segment contains:
- a CDS encoding carnitine palmitoyltransferase-like protein, translating to MRPCLPRLRACQDTRSAANGPLQYYTSGNWAALRTNVAVSPRATVQELLAPSLVPTRHYQRSLPKLPLPALHDTLQRYLTAATPLCTPQQFASTSATVAAFLKGEGRHIHDELRRTDRANPHTSYISSDLFEQTLKGRSALPLRSHRTWLVRPDPEKRDMLVRSAYWLWASVHFYKLYLDNQLRPEVRYAADGISSKRSGYWTAEWFQRTAALLPDYVSTPFVYGASLGVARPLDMSQFDCLFNSSRMPGVLQDEIKPVGFVPHVLVQYRGHQFQITAADADCVPLSIDELYAQLRDIVRTNVVPPDTDVSVFTALPRTEWNGARTTLLRNVINGKSLEAVEESMLVLNLDADDERDVMVDPMSPVGVTAKSPSVRAGNRWWDKSLSVSVNSRGDIAVLAESSWGDGVAVRRYINDVYALSRAAHSHVLRKDAPATHRLRQLRWHVPDELVDVAQRITRRVSKDRESLDVAAGVLDIAATPTPAVEATVQLAAQLAMFRVHHQQPMNCVQGTDMHCYRRGRSEQISLTTPESTAFLLSMRSSVRETQQAACHAALQRYKAEKKAVSRGSSTYSHLLALRLTAERFLGRVPDLYNDPVFSLVTGPALRFEMVEAESTYGCGYTLHPFSCHLTCSRTGSTLLYQVTAPPPSSIGAATSSAAFAAAFTHACQEVSALLAPG from the coding sequence ATGCGGCCATGTCTTCCCcgtttgcgtgcgtgtcaaGACACTCGTAGCGCCGCAAACGGACCCCTGCAGTACTACACATCCGGCAACTGGGCCGCGCTCCGCACAAATGTGGCGGTCTCGCCAAGGGCAACGGTacaggagctgctggcacCATCGCTTGTGCCCACACGGCACTATCAGCGAAGTCTCCCCaagttgccgctgccggctcTTCATGACACACTCCAGCGGTACCTGACGGCTGCGACGCCTCTTTGTACCCCGCAGCAGTTTGCCTCCACGAGCGCGACTGTAGCCGCCTTTCTGAAGGGTGAAGGGCGCCACATTCATGATGAGCTGCGACGCACGGACAGAGCAAATCCGCACACGTCGTACATTTCTTCTGACTTGTTCGAGCAGACCTTGAAGGGGCGGAGCGCGCTACCGCTACGTTCACACAGAACGTGGCTTGTGCGGCCAGACCCGGAGAAGCGAGACATGCTGGTGCGGAGCGCCTACTGGCTCTGGGCCTCGGTGCACTTCTACAAGCTGTACCTCGATAATCAACTCCGTCCGGAGGTGCGGTACGCTGCTGATGGCATCTCATCGAAGAGGAGCGGCTACTGGACCGCCGAGTGGTTCcagcgcacggcggcgctgctccccGACTATGTTAGCACCCCGTTCGTCTACGGCGCCTCGCTAGGTGTCGCGCGGCCGCTGGATATGTCGCAGTTCGACTGCCTTTTTAATTCTTCGCGGATGCCCGGCGTCCTCCAGGACGAAATCAAGCCTGTGGGCTTTGTGCCCCATGTATTGGTGCAGTACCGCGGCCATCAGTTCCAGATCACGGCTGCCGATGCAGACTGCGTGCCGCTTTCCATTGATGAGCTGTACGCTCAGCTACGTGATATTGTGCGCACGAATGTAGTACCGCCGGACACCGACGTGAGCGTCTTCACCGCACTGCCACGCACGGAGTGGAACGGGGCCCGGACGACGCTGTTACGCAACGTCATCAATGGCAAGAGCttggaggcggtggaggagagtATGTTGGTGCTCAACCTCGACGCGGACGACGAGAGGGATGTCATGGTGGACCCAATGTCCCCCGTGGGGGTGACGGCCAAGTCGCCCTCCGTGCGAGCTGGGAACCGTTGGTGGGACAAGAGTCTGTCGGTGTCTGTGAACAGCCGCGGCGATATTGCCGTCTTGGCCGAGTCGAGTTGGGGCGACGGCGTGGCAGTGAGGCGGTACATCAACGATGTATACGCCCTCAGCCGTGCAGCGCACAGCCATGTGCTACGGAAGGATGCGCCGGCCACGCACAGGCTTCGCCAGCTTCGGTGGCACGTCCCAGACGAACTCGTGGATGTGGCGCAAAGAATCACGAGGCGCGTGAGCAAAGACCGCGAGAGCCTCGATGTCGCCGCCGGGGTGCTTGACATTGCCGCAACCCCAACTCCTGCCGTCGAGGCCACAGTGCAACTGGCGGCACAGCTCGCCATGTTCCGCGTACACCACCAACAACCGATGAACTGCGTGCAGGGCACAGACATGCATTGCTATcgtcgcggccgcagcgagcaAATCTCGCTCACGACGCCGGAGAGCACCGCGTTCCTGCTGAGCATGCGCTCGTCAGTACGAGAGACGCAGCAAGCAGCGTGCCACGCGGCCTTGCAACGCTACAAGGCAGAGAAGAAGGCCGTCAGTCGCGGTAGCAGCACCTACAGCCACCTGCTGGCTTTGCGCCTAACGGCGGAGCGCTTTCTTGGCCGAGTTCCTGACTTGTACAACGACCCTGTCTTTTCGCTTGTCACGGGACCTGCGCTGCGCTTTGAGATGGTCGAGGCGGAGTCGACCTATGGCTGCGGCTACACGCTCCACCCATTCAGTTGCCACCTCACCTGTAGCCGCACTGGATCAACTCTGCTGTATCAGGTGACAGCACCACCCCCATCGTCCATAGGCGCTGCCACCTCAAGCGCCGCCTTTGCAGCAGCCTTTACGCACGCCTGCCAGGAGGTGTCGGCTCTGCTGGCGCCGGGCTGA